A genome region from Erigeron canadensis isolate Cc75 chromosome 3, C_canadensis_v1, whole genome shotgun sequence includes the following:
- the LOC122590470 gene encoding probable serine/threonine-protein kinase abkC: protein MSRLLTVRNIKRIVQSVKANKGRVQSVDTKHALVDRIGLCPSQRSISSRNYSVIPANDRMKHHAQAAWKRLSHNSFHNGKVFPSISRASQAFCLAMGRSYVVIPGIFAIACGRMALAQTGQDLEYFQPRNNLYMHAEDGHAFLISSILSVYEGLILLIRAIYLAILFSPSIAMAPFAEYIGNSSREKWLHLVRRTLEVAGPAFIKWGQWAATRPDLFPRDLCTELSKLHSKAPEHSFSYTKKTVEKAFGRELSEIFDDFEELPVASGSIAQIHRAVLKCKYRGKPIKPLTVAVKVRHPGVGESIKRDFEIINVVAKMSGFIPTLKWLRLDESVQQFAVFMMSQVDLAREAANLSRFIYNFRRWKDVSFPKPLYPLVHPAVLVETFEQGESVAHYVDELEGHERLKSSLAHIGTHALLKMLLVDNFIHADMHPGNILVRTKSSRKRIFKSKPHVVFLDVGMTAELSKSDRVNLLEFFKAVARRDGDTAAKATLRLSKQQNCPNPQAFIKEVTESFDYWGTPEGDLVHPADCMHQLLEQVRRHRVNVDGNVCTVMVTTLVLEGWQRKLDPDYDIMHTLQRLLLKEDWAKSLTYTIESLMAP, encoded by the exons ATGTCaag GTTACTGACGGTTCGAAACATTAAAAGAATAGTACAATCAGTTAAAGCAAACAAAGGGAGAGTTCAATCAGTAGACACGAAGCATGCGTTGGTTGATAGAATTGGTCTATGTCCCTCCCAACGTAGCATTTCTAGTAGAAACTATTCCGTTATTCCTGCCAATGATAGAATGAAACATCATGCTCAAGCTGCTTGGAAAAGGCTTTCCCATAATTCATTTCACAACGGGAAAGTGTTTCCTTCCATAAGCAGGGCTTCTCAAGCATTTTGTTTGGCAATGGGTCGATCGTATGTGGTTATTCCGGGTATATTTGCGATTGCATGTGGGCGTATGGCATTGGCACAAACAGGGCAAGATCTTGAATATTTCCAACCAAGAAACAATCTTTATATGCACGCGGAAGATGGACATGCTTTCTTGATATCGTCCATCCTTTCGGTATATGAGGGTTTGATATTATTAATCAGAGCTATTTATTTAGCAATTTTATTCTCACCCAGTATAGCAATGGCCCCATTCGCAGAGTATATTGGTAACTCGTCAAGAGAAAAGTGGCTTCACCTTGTACGTCGTACATTGGAAGTAGCAGGTCCTGCTTTTATAAAATGGGGTCAATGGGCAGCAACAAGACCTGATCTTTTCCCTCGAGACTTATGCACTGAACTTTCCAAACTTCACTCAAAAGCACCTGAACATAGCTTTTCTTACACCAAAAAGACTGTTGAAAAGGCTTTTGGACGTGAACTTTCTGAAATCTTCGATGATTTTGAGGAGCTGCCTGTTGCGTCGGGTAGTATTGCTCAAATTCATCGAGCTGTTTTGAAATGTAAGTATCGTGGTAAGCCGATTAAGCCGTTAACAGTTGCTGTGAAAGTTAGGCACCCGGGAGTAGGTGAATCAATTAAAAGAGATTTTGAGATAATTAATGTAGTGGCAAAGATGTCAGGATTTATTCCCACCTTGAAATGGTTAAGATTGGATGAAAGTGTACAACAGTTTGCGGTCTTTATGATGTCTCAAGTTGATCTTGCTCGGGAAGCTGCTAATTTAAGCCGCTTTATCTACAATTTTAGGAGATGGAAGGATGTTTCTTTTCCGAAACCTCTGTATCCACTTGTTCATCCTGCAGTTTTGGTAGAAACATTTGAGCAAGGAGAAAGCGTTGCACATTATGTTGATGAACTTGAAGGACATGAACGACTCAAGAGTTCGCTTGCTCATATTGGGACTCACGCACTTTTAAAGATGCTCTTG GTTGACAACTTCATACATGCTGACATGCATCCTGGAAATATTCTCGTACGGACGAAGTCTTCTCGTAAAAGAATCTTCAAATCAAAGCCTCATGTTGTATTCCTTGACGTAGGGATGACTGCTGAACTTTCAAAGAGTGACAGAGTTAATTTATTGGAGTTTTTCAAGGCTGTTGCTCGTCGAGATGGCGACACTGCAGCAAAAGCCACTTTGAGGCTCTCAAAGCAACAAAACTGTCCTAATCCTCAAGCCTTCATTAAGGAGGTGACAGAGTCGTTTGACTATTGGGGTACTCCAGAAGGTGATCTTGTTCACCCTGCTGATTGCATGCATCAATTACTAGAACAAGTGAGACGTCATCGAGTCAATGTGGATGGAAATGTCTGCACTGTCATGGTTACGACTTTGGTTCTCGAG GGTTGGCAAAGGAAGCTTGATCCAGATTACGATATTATGCATACACTACAAAGGTTATTACTCAAGGAGGACTGGGCAAAGTCCCTAACTTACACAATTGAAAGCCTGATGGCTCCATAA